In the genome of Sphingobium sp. TKS, one region contains:
- a CDS encoding TonB-dependent receptor, protein MAPLEIRHRSVRPISAKHAQASRFLQQSHFSGARLPFSPKWQSSLSADYSLPLGGVNLTMGTTISSQSKSLGVLAITNADKDLYEVNGRTLVSARLGVEAPDGRWAVFGWGRNIFNKYYWTNTIQTYDTVVRYAGRPAEYGLTVRFKFQ, encoded by the coding sequence ATGGCGCCACTTGAAATCCGTCATCGTTCCGTCCGTCCAATCTCCGCCAAGCATGCTCAAGCTTCACGATTTTTGCAACAGAGCCATTTCAGCGGCGCACGGCTGCCGTTTTCGCCCAAATGGCAATCGAGCCTGAGCGCGGACTACAGCCTGCCGCTGGGTGGCGTGAACCTAACCATGGGCACGACGATCTCCTCACAAAGCAAATCGCTGGGCGTTCTGGCCATCACCAACGCGGACAAGGATCTCTACGAGGTGAATGGCCGCACGCTCGTTTCCGCGCGGCTTGGCGTGGAAGCGCCTGATGGCCGCTGGGCGGTCTTCGGCTGGGGTCGCAATATCTTCAACAAGTATTACTGGACAAACACGATCCAGACTTACGATACCGTTGTTCGCTACGCTGGTCGACCCGCCGAATATGGCTTGACCGTGCGCTTCAAGTTCCAGTAA
- the linX gene encoding 2,5-dichloro-2,5-cyclohexadiene-1,4-diol dehydrogenase LinX yields the protein MANRLAGKVALITGGASGLGAAQAKRFAEEGAKVVIGDLNEEMAKGVVAEIRAAGGDALFIRLDVTDAASWNNAIAAAVEAFGGLTTLSNTAGIIHPGGFEEESIEGWNKMVAVNQTAIFLGIKAAIPELVKSGNGSIINISSLIGMFPTAGNASYCATKAAVRIMSKAAALEFVDRGVRVNTIVPGGMNTPITANVPPDVLKQQTSQIPMGKLGDPIDIANGALFLASDEAKYITGVDLPIDGGWSVGV from the coding sequence ATGGCTAACAGACTCGCAGGCAAGGTTGCGCTCATCACGGGTGGAGCGAGCGGGCTCGGCGCCGCTCAGGCGAAGCGTTTCGCGGAAGAAGGCGCCAAGGTCGTAATCGGCGACCTCAATGAAGAGATGGCCAAGGGCGTCGTAGCCGAAATCAGGGCTGCTGGTGGCGATGCGCTCTTCATTCGGTTGGATGTTACCGATGCGGCGAGCTGGAATAATGCGATTGCCGCTGCCGTCGAGGCTTTTGGCGGGCTTACGACTCTATCCAACACTGCCGGTATCATTCATCCTGGCGGCTTCGAGGAGGAGAGCATTGAAGGCTGGAACAAGATGGTGGCGGTCAATCAGACTGCTATCTTCCTCGGAATCAAGGCGGCAATCCCCGAGCTGGTGAAGTCGGGCAATGGCTCGATCATCAACATCAGTTCGTTGATCGGCATGTTTCCCACCGCCGGCAATGCCAGCTACTGTGCCACCAAAGCGGCCGTGCGCATCATGAGCAAGGCGGCGGCGCTGGAGTTTGTGGACCGCGGCGTTCGGGTGAATACGATCGTGCCCGGCGGAATGAACACGCCGATCACGGCGAATGTCCCCCCTGACGTGCTGAAGCAGCAGACAAGCCAGATCCCCATGGGAAAGCTCGGTGACCCGATCGACATTGCCAACGGCGCGCTTTTTCTGGCCTCTGACGAGGCGAAATATATTACTGGCGTGGATCTGCCGATTGACGGAGGCTGGTCCGTGGGTGTTTGA
- a CDS encoding type II toxin-antitoxin system VapC family toxin yields the protein MILDTSALVAILYREPEAATFAQAIHDADACRISVASYVELSMVIERQLGPEGMRQTEAFFRRAGITIEPVTLDHGELARQAFLDFGKGRHKAGLNFGDCFSYALAKATDEPLLFKGNDFALTDIEAAA from the coding sequence ATGATCCTCGACACCTCGGCCCTGGTCGCGATCCTCTATCGCGAACCCGAAGCGGCGACCTTCGCACAAGCCATCCATGATGCCGATGCCTGCCGCATCAGCGTCGCCAGCTATGTCGAGCTGTCGATGGTCATCGAACGCCAGCTCGGTCCCGAAGGGATGCGCCAGACCGAAGCCTTCTTTCGCCGCGCCGGCATCACGATCGAACCGGTGACGCTCGATCATGGCGAACTGGCGCGACAGGCGTTTCTCGATTTCGGCAAGGGCCGCCACAAAGCGGGCCTGAACTTTGGCGACTGCTTTTCCTATGCGCTGGCCAAGGCGACCGACGAGCCGCTGTTGTTCAAGGGCAATGATTTTGCCCTGACGGACATAGAGGCGGCGGCATAA
- a CDS encoding FAD-dependent oxidoreductase gives MKQSAERSRLSRRAFIQAGGAGLAVSTLGAAASAPAVAAVGRQWTQIADIVVVGSGAAASVAALAAAKDGAKVLMLEKAPVYGGTSAKSGGAFWVPNNFRLKERGIEDPKASLLAYCAAYSYPHLFDSNSPTLGLGEDVYKLLEAFYDNASPMTDMLREIKAAEIGRFHVLPDGQGTDLPDYGVLDGNNKVPRGRCLGPIKPDGSPGFGAELMRQIKARIDAYGIPLLTSHQVVRLVTDGDGAVLGVEALNDGKEVSFGARKGVIFATGGFTYNREMLNLHQTGPVYGGCGVPTNTGDFVSIAGAVGAKLGNMGSAWRAEIVLEEALEYVSVPSDVWIPPGDSMFIVNRYGNRVFNEKRNYHDRARVHQHYDPNGSVAKIGGSQR, from the coding sequence TTGAAGCAATCGGCAGAGCGATCGCGGTTATCTCGCCGCGCTTTCATCCAGGCCGGCGGCGCGGGGCTGGCGGTTTCCACCCTGGGTGCTGCGGCATCTGCTCCGGCTGTTGCCGCGGTGGGCCGGCAGTGGACCCAAATCGCGGATATAGTCGTGGTCGGCAGCGGCGCGGCCGCCTCGGTTGCCGCACTTGCGGCTGCCAAGGACGGCGCGAAGGTCCTCATGCTGGAAAAAGCGCCGGTATATGGCGGTACGTCCGCGAAATCCGGTGGGGCTTTCTGGGTGCCCAATAATTTCAGGCTGAAGGAGCGGGGGATCGAGGATCCAAAGGCTTCGCTCCTGGCTTATTGCGCTGCCTATTCATATCCGCATCTTTTCGACAGCAATTCACCGACGCTCGGCCTGGGTGAGGATGTCTACAAACTGCTTGAGGCGTTTTACGACAACGCGTCGCCGATGACGGACATGTTGCGGGAAATCAAGGCAGCCGAGATAGGCCGCTTTCATGTCCTTCCCGACGGCCAGGGAACCGATCTGCCTGACTATGGCGTGCTCGACGGCAACAATAAGGTGCCTCGCGGACGGTGCCTCGGACCCATCAAGCCTGATGGGTCGCCAGGATTCGGCGCGGAGTTGATGCGCCAGATCAAGGCGCGCATCGACGCTTATGGCATTCCCCTGCTCACCAGCCACCAGGTTGTCCGCCTGGTTACCGACGGGGATGGCGCGGTGCTCGGCGTCGAGGCGCTGAACGACGGGAAGGAGGTTTCCTTTGGCGCGCGCAAAGGCGTGATCTTCGCAACGGGCGGGTTCACCTATAATCGCGAAATGCTCAATCTCCATCAGACAGGGCCGGTCTATGGCGGTTGCGGGGTGCCGACCAATACTGGCGACTTTGTATCGATTGCCGGGGCTGTTGGAGCGAAGCTTGGCAATATGGGAAGCGCCTGGCGCGCCGAGATCGTGCTGGAAGAGGCGCTGGAATATGTAAGCGTGCCAAGCGACGTATGGATTCCGCCGGGCGACAGCATGTTCATTGTCAATCGCTATGGGAATCGTGTCTTCAACGAGAAGCGCAATTACCATGACCGTGCGCGCGTACATCAACATTATGATCCCAACGGCTCTGTTGCAAAGATTGGCGGCAGTCAGAGGTAG
- the linA gene encoding hexachlorocyclohexane dehydrochlorinase, with the protein MSDLDRLASRAAIQDLYSDKLIAVDKRQEGRLASIWWDDAEWTIEGIGTYKGPEGALDLANNVLWPMFHECIHYGTNLRLEFVSADKVNGIGDVLLLGNLVEGNQSILIAAVFTDEYERRDGVWKFSKRNACTNYFTPLAGIHFAPPGIHFAPSGA; encoded by the coding sequence ATGAGTGATCTAGACAGACTTGCAAGCCGGGCCGCGATTCAGGACCTCTACTCTGACAAGCTCATTGCCGTAGACAAGCGCCAAGAGGGCCGTCTCGCTTCTATTTGGTGGGATGATGCAGAGTGGACCATTGAGGGAATCGGCACCTACAAGGGCCCGGAAGGCGCCCTCGATTTGGCCAATAACGTACTCTGGCCAATGTTTCACGAATGTATTCATTATGGAACCAATCTGCGCTTGGAATTTGTGAGCGCGGACAAGGTAAATGGTATTGGCGACGTCCTTCTCCTTGGAAATCTCGTCGAAGGTAATCAGTCGATTCTTATCGCTGCGGTCTTCACGGATGAGTATGAGCGCCGTGACGGGGTGTGGAAGTTCTCTAAGCGCAACGCATGCACGAACTATTTCACCCCGCTGGCCGGCATTCATTTCGCACCGCCCGGCATTCATTTCGCACCGTCCGGCGCATAA
- the linC gene encoding 2,5-dichloro-2,5-cyclohexadiene-1,4-diol dehydrogenase LinC gives MSDLSGKTIIVTGGGSGIGRATVELLVASGANVAVADINDEAGEAVVAASGGKAAYFRCDIAQEEDVKALVAQTLAAFGGLDGAFNNAAIPQAGLPLAEVSLERFRQSMDINVTGTFLCMKYQILAMIERGTKGSIVNTASVAGVVGVPMHGEYVGAKHAVVGLTRVAAADYGKHGIRVNALVPGAVRTPMLQRAMDNDAGLEPYLNSIHPIGRFSEPHEQAQAAVWLLSDAASFVTGSCLAADGGFTAI, from the coding sequence ATGTCTGATTTGAGCGGCAAGACGATAATCGTGACGGGTGGTGGCAGCGGCATCGGGCGCGCCACCGTGGAATTGCTGGTGGCCAGTGGTGCCAACGTCGCGGTGGCGGACATCAACGACGAGGCCGGTGAGGCGGTCGTCGCTGCGTCTGGCGGGAAGGCCGCCTATTTCCGGTGCGACATCGCACAGGAAGAGGACGTGAAGGCACTTGTCGCGCAGACTCTGGCGGCGTTCGGCGGGCTTGACGGCGCGTTCAACAATGCGGCGATCCCGCAGGCCGGACTGCCGCTTGCCGAAGTGTCGCTCGAACGGTTTCGGCAGAGCATGGATATCAATGTAACCGGCACGTTCCTGTGCATGAAGTACCAGATCCTTGCGATGATCGAGCGCGGGACGAAGGGATCGATCGTCAACACCGCATCCGTCGCTGGCGTGGTCGGCGTGCCGATGCACGGCGAATATGTCGGCGCGAAGCATGCGGTGGTCGGGCTGACCCGCGTGGCGGCGGCAGACTATGGCAAGCACGGCATTCGCGTGAACGCGCTTGTGCCCGGCGCGGTGCGCACGCCTATGCTGCAGCGCGCGATGGACAATGATGCGGGCCTTGAGCCCTATCTGAACTCGATCCACCCGATCGGCCGTTTCAGCGAACCGCACGAGCAGGCCCAGGCCGCCGTATGGTTGCTGTCCGACGCGGCTTCGTTCGTCACCGGCTCCTGCCTTGCAGCAGACGGCGGCTTTACCGCGATCTGA
- a CDS encoding EthD domain-containing protein, translating into MHSIKILATIPRRKDISEQQFHDHWRHPHGTLSKKIACLRGYVQSHRIVSPLLPDTQLAYDGITELWYDSLDDALNMGKDPAHRKYNIPDEPLFVDMDGLKFTFFEEDIIRSRPAVDDPDDAAVQWSPTEWSVSVKILQLVKADGNPAWAGDQDKALGDRIGAFRHVRSFAIDAVHKGTSPFIGARELWWPTLSDFERGVAGDRAAFDALLAQAGQHYTMLASAERVI; encoded by the coding sequence ATGCACAGCATCAAGATACTCGCGACGATCCCGCGCCGGAAGGACATTTCGGAACAGCAGTTCCACGATCACTGGCGCCATCCGCACGGCACACTCAGCAAGAAGATCGCGTGCCTGCGCGGCTATGTGCAATCGCACCGGATCGTCTCTCCGCTGCTGCCTGATACACAGCTGGCCTACGACGGCATTACCGAGCTGTGGTATGACAGTCTCGACGATGCGCTCAACATGGGCAAAGATCCCGCGCATCGCAAATACAACATCCCCGACGAACCGCTGTTCGTCGACATGGACGGACTGAAGTTCACCTTCTTCGAGGAGGACATTATCCGCTCGCGACCGGCGGTGGACGATCCCGATGATGCGGCCGTGCAGTGGTCGCCCACCGAATGGTCGGTAAGCGTCAAGATCCTGCAACTGGTCAAGGCGGATGGCAATCCGGCCTGGGCAGGCGATCAGGACAAGGCGCTGGGCGATCGCATCGGCGCGTTTCGGCATGTCCGCTCGTTCGCGATAGACGCGGTGCACAAGGGCACCTCGCCGTTCATCGGCGCGCGCGAACTGTGGTGGCCGACGCTATCCGATTTCGAACGCGGCGTGGCGGGTGATCGCGCGGCGTTCGATGCGCTCCTGGCACAGGCCGGCCAGCATTACACGATGCTGGCATCGGCCGAGCGGGTGATCTGA
- a CDS encoding type II toxin-antitoxin system VapB family antitoxin, with protein MSLNVKDPEAHRLAQAIAQATGQSMTRVVTEALRERFARIERQKSKASVAELLTIADRAATHVKRPYVDHAELFYDDNGLPK; from the coding sequence ATGAGCCTCAATGTTAAAGACCCTGAAGCCCATCGGCTTGCGCAGGCCATCGCCCAAGCGACCGGCCAGAGCATGACCCGCGTGGTGACGGAGGCGCTGCGCGAGCGCTTCGCCAGGATCGAGCGTCAGAAAAGCAAGGCGAGCGTCGCGGAACTGCTAACGATCGCCGATCGCGCCGCCACGCATGTGAAGCGCCCCTATGTCGATCATGCCGAACTGTTTTATGACGATAATGGCCTGCCGAAATGA
- the gorA gene encoding glutathione-disulfide reductase has protein sequence MLTYDYDLFVIGAGSGGVRAARVSAAYGARVAVAEEHRVGGTCVIRGCVPKKLLVYGSHFAEDLQDARRFGWKVPDCEFDWSALRDNVLAEVSRLEGLYTETLGNNKVEIIRERATVAGPHEVLLGSGQTITAGKILIATGAWPIVPHFPGAEHGITSNEVFHLDTFPKRVVIAGAGYIANEFAGIFHQFGAHVTLVNRTDVILRGYDEQIRDRLLQISMTKGIEFKFHVAFEKVDKQPDGSLLVHMTGHEPIPADMLLFATGRRPHTENLGLETADVALDAKGAIKVDDDNRSSCASIYAVGDVTNRVQLTPVAIREGQAFADTVFGNNPRRVDYGCIPSAVFSHPPMAGVGMTEAEARNKLGEVKVYTSDFRAMKNVLADRHERALYKLVVHPETDVVVGIHMIGPDAPEILQAAAIAVKARLTKAQFDDTVALHPSMAEELVLMR, from the coding sequence ATGTTGACCTACGACTATGATCTGTTCGTCATTGGGGCGGGCTCGGGCGGAGTGCGCGCGGCGCGGGTTTCGGCAGCCTATGGCGCGCGGGTGGCGGTCGCCGAGGAGCATCGGGTGGGCGGCACCTGCGTGATCCGGGGCTGCGTGCCCAAGAAGCTGCTCGTCTATGGCTCGCATTTCGCCGAGGATCTGCAGGATGCACGGCGCTTTGGCTGGAAGGTGCCCGATTGCGAATTTGACTGGTCGGCGCTGCGCGACAATGTGCTCGCCGAGGTCTCGCGGCTCGAAGGTCTCTACACCGAGACGCTCGGCAACAATAAGGTCGAGATCATCCGCGAGCGGGCGACCGTCGCCGGGCCGCATGAGGTGCTGCTCGGCTCGGGCCAGACGATCACCGCCGGCAAAATCCTGATCGCAACCGGCGCTTGGCCGATCGTACCCCATTTTCCGGGGGCCGAGCATGGCATCACCTCGAATGAAGTGTTCCATCTCGATACCTTCCCCAAGCGCGTGGTGATCGCAGGGGCGGGCTATATCGCCAATGAATTTGCCGGCATCTTCCACCAGTTTGGTGCGCATGTGACGCTGGTCAACCGCACCGACGTGATCCTGCGCGGCTATGACGAGCAGATCCGCGACCGGCTGCTCCAGATCTCGATGACCAAGGGGATCGAGTTCAAATTCCACGTCGCCTTCGAGAAGGTCGACAAGCAACCGGACGGCTCGCTGCTGGTGCACATGACCGGCCATGAGCCGATCCCGGCCGACATGCTGCTATTCGCCACCGGCCGACGCCCGCATACCGAAAATCTCGGGCTGGAGACGGCCGACGTCGCACTCGACGCCAAGGGCGCGATCAAGGTGGACGACGACAACCGCTCGAGCTGCGCCAGCATCTATGCGGTGGGCGACGTCACCAACCGGGTGCAGCTGACGCCGGTCGCGATCCGCGAGGGCCAGGCCTTTGCCGACACTGTGTTCGGCAATAATCCCCGCCGGGTCGATTATGGCTGCATCCCGTCCGCCGTATTCAGCCATCCGCCGATGGCGGGCGTGGGCATGACCGAGGCCGAGGCGCGCAACAAGCTCGGTGAGGTCAAGGTCTACACCTCCGACTTCCGGGCGATGAAGAATGTGCTCGCCGACCGCCACGAGCGCGCGCTCTACAAGCTGGTCGTCCATCCTGAGACCGACGTGGTGGTCGGCATCCACATGATCGGCCCCGACGCGCCTGAAATCCTGCAGGCCGCCGCGATCGCGGTGAAGGCGAGGCTCACCAAGGCCCAGTTCGACGATACCGTAGCACTGCATCCCTCTATGGCCGAGGAACTGGTGCTGATGCGGTAG
- a CDS encoding acyl-CoA dehydrogenase family protein, with protein MNFTMSPAETMWRDRVRNFMNDVVRPHDETYAAQQASGERWKTLPIIEELKERAKADGIWNLFMPPLAGHNPVDSSFEFVAPGLTNLEYASCAEEMGRIEWASEVFNCSAPDTGNMEVLHRYGTREHKERWLRPLMEGKIRSVFLMTEPRVASSDATNIETSIVCDGDHYVINGRKWWSSGIGDPRCSVGILMGKTDPDAPRHAQQSMILLPLDTPGVKVLRMLPVFGYDDAPHGHGEVELKDVRVPVENMLLGEGRGFEIAQGRLGPGRIHHCMRTIGLAEEILKKMVERLLSRTAFGKRLAEHSIWEQRIAEARTSLEMTRLLCLKAADVMDKLGAKAAQAEIAMIKVAGPHMALKIADDAIQAHGGAGVADDFGLARAYAHLRTMRLVDGPDEVHNRAIARLEMRRYRQ; from the coding sequence ATGAATTTCACGATGTCGCCCGCGGAAACCATGTGGCGTGATCGGGTCCGTAATTTCATGAACGATGTGGTTCGGCCCCATGATGAGACCTATGCCGCGCAGCAGGCTAGTGGAGAGCGGTGGAAGACTCTGCCGATAATCGAGGAATTGAAGGAGCGCGCGAAAGCGGACGGCATATGGAATCTTTTCATGCCGCCGCTGGCCGGCCACAATCCCGTCGACAGCAGCTTCGAGTTCGTCGCTCCGGGCCTTACCAATCTGGAATATGCCTCCTGCGCGGAAGAGATGGGCCGCATCGAATGGGCGTCCGAGGTGTTCAACTGCTCCGCGCCCGATACCGGCAACATGGAGGTCCTGCACCGCTATGGAACTCGCGAGCATAAGGAGCGCTGGCTCCGGCCGCTGATGGAGGGGAAGATTCGCTCGGTCTTTCTGATGACCGAGCCGCGAGTCGCATCCTCTGACGCCACCAATATCGAAACCTCCATCGTTTGTGACGGCGACCATTATGTGATCAACGGCCGCAAATGGTGGTCTTCGGGCATAGGCGATCCTCGATGCTCGGTCGGCATTCTCATGGGAAAGACCGATCCTGATGCCCCGCGCCATGCTCAGCAGAGCATGATCCTCCTGCCGCTCGACACGCCGGGGGTTAAGGTTCTGCGAATGCTTCCTGTGTTTGGCTATGACGATGCGCCTCATGGTCATGGCGAAGTCGAGCTGAAGGATGTTCGCGTTCCGGTCGAGAATATGCTGCTCGGCGAGGGGCGCGGCTTTGAAATTGCTCAGGGGCGATTGGGGCCAGGCCGAATCCATCACTGTATGCGCACGATTGGCTTGGCCGAGGAAATCTTGAAGAAAATGGTGGAGCGGCTCCTTTCGCGCACTGCCTTTGGGAAACGCCTAGCAGAGCATTCCATCTGGGAGCAGCGGATCGCCGAAGCACGGACGTCACTTGAAATGACCCGCCTCCTATGCCTCAAGGCCGCCGACGTGATGGACAAGCTTGGGGCCAAGGCAGCACAAGCGGAAATCGCGATGATCAAGGTGGCGGGGCCGCATATGGCGTTGAAGATCGCCGACGATGCGATCCAGGCGCATGGCGGCGCGGGCGTCGCCGACGACTTCGGCCTTGCGCGCGCCTATGCACATCTCCGCACAATGCGCCTGGTGGATGGGCCGGATGAGGTTCACAACCGCGCGATCGCTCGCCTCGAAATGCGCCGCTATCGTCAATAG
- a CDS encoding tyrosine-type recombinase/integrase: MAQLAPLPSPTLALPALIASADDRARLRFLEFFAVTIRNAHTRRAYARAAGDFLTWVAARGVTSLGAVQPLHVGAWIEALGGEMSAPSVKQQLAGVRRLFDWLVIGQVMPVNPAASVRGPAHSQRRGKTPVLAPDEARRLLDTIDVGGPAGLRDRALIGLMVYSFARIGAALSMRVEDVFMQNRRLWVRLHEKGGKQHEMPCHHNLEDYLTAYIDGCELRAQAKGPLFRTIARGTKRLSDTPLPQANAFAMVRRRAVAAEIGTAIGNHSFRATGITTYLKNGGTLETAATMANHSSTRTTQLYDRRPDDVTLDEVERVLI; the protein is encoded by the coding sequence ATGGCTCAGCTCGCCCCCCTTCCCTCGCCCACGCTGGCCTTGCCGGCGCTGATCGCGTCGGCCGACGACCGCGCGCGGTTGCGGTTCCTGGAGTTTTTCGCCGTCACCATCCGCAACGCGCATACGCGCCGCGCCTATGCGCGCGCGGCTGGCGACTTCCTGACCTGGGTAGCGGCGCGCGGGGTCACGTCCCTTGGGGCCGTGCAGCCGCTCCACGTCGGCGCGTGGATCGAGGCGCTGGGAGGCGAGATGAGCGCGCCCAGCGTCAAGCAGCAGCTCGCCGGCGTGCGTCGGCTGTTCGACTGGCTGGTGATAGGCCAGGTCATGCCGGTGAACCCCGCCGCATCGGTGCGCGGGCCGGCGCATAGTCAGCGGCGCGGCAAGACGCCGGTGCTGGCCCCCGACGAGGCGCGGCGGCTGCTTGATACGATCGACGTGGGTGGGCCGGCGGGTCTGCGCGACCGCGCGCTAATCGGGCTGATGGTCTATTCGTTCGCGCGGATCGGCGCGGCGCTCTCCATGCGTGTCGAGGACGTTTTCATGCAGAACCGCCGTCTCTGGGTGCGGCTGCACGAAAAGGGCGGCAAGCAGCACGAAATGCCCTGCCACCATAATCTTGAGGACTATCTGACCGCCTATATCGACGGGTGTGAGCTGCGCGCGCAAGCCAAGGGGCCGTTGTTCCGCACGATCGCGCGCGGGACCAAGCGGCTAAGCGACACTCCCCTGCCCCAGGCCAATGCGTTCGCGATGGTGCGCCGACGCGCGGTGGCGGCCGAGATCGGCACGGCGATCGGCAACCATTCGTTCCGCGCGACCGGGATTACCACTTACCTGAAGAACGGCGGCACGCTGGAGACGGCCGCGACGATGGCGAACCATAGCTCCACGCGCACGACCCAGCTCTACGATCGGAGGCCCGATGACGTGACGCTCGATGAGGTGGAACGGGTGTTGATCTAG
- a CDS encoding TolC family protein: MKSVIVPSVQSPPSMLKLHDFCNRARYSIGVGVTGFELDFWGRVRNLSDAARSQYLATVQAERAFRLALIRDVASTYFASREADERIALAEATVRSRQEGLRIAERRLEAGVTSALDFRQAESLLTQAETELASLRLAEAQSENFLAVLLGGPVPVGLTVPLTLADQKNGTVIAAGLPSELMVTRPDILAAEEKLRAARANIGAARAAFRVPISVLLGQPSFHPSH; this comes from the coding sequence TTGAAATCCGTCATCGTTCCGTCCGTCCAATCTCCGCCAAGCATGCTCAAGCTTCACGATTTTTGCAACAGAGCCCGCTACTCGATCGGCGTTGGCGTCACAGGATTCGAGCTCGATTTCTGGGGCCGGGTGCGCAACCTTTCTGACGCAGCGCGCTCGCAATATCTAGCAACCGTGCAGGCTGAACGGGCGTTCCGCCTCGCGTTGATCCGGGATGTGGCCTCGACCTATTTTGCTTCCCGGGAAGCCGACGAGCGGATCGCCCTTGCCGAAGCTACGGTACGCAGCCGGCAGGAAGGCCTCCGCATAGCCGAGCGTCGCCTTGAAGCCGGGGTGACTTCAGCTCTTGATTTTCGACAGGCGGAGTCGCTACTGACTCAAGCCGAAACGGAGTTGGCCAGCCTGCGCTTGGCCGAGGCGCAGAGTGAGAACTTCCTGGCCGTACTCTTGGGCGGACCCGTTCCTGTCGGGCTCACGGTGCCGCTGACGCTGGCTGACCAGAAAAACGGAACGGTGATTGCCGCCGGATTACCCTCCGAGCTGATGGTGACTCGACCGGACATATTGGCGGCAGAAGAGAAACTGCGGGCAGCGCGTGCCAATATCGGTGCTGCTCGGGCAGCCTTCCGCGTGCCAATATCGGTGCTGCTCGGGCAGCCTTCTTTCCATCCATCTCACTAA
- a CDS encoding TolC family protein — protein MGFASTDLGNLIGNEGLSWSFGPSISLPIFDWGARKGNLSVAEAREDIAIAEYERTIQGAFREVADALAGRRWLAEQVAAQVRATAAQRAIADLARTRYREGVANYLEVLDAERNLFIAEQTLIQLRRAELDALVSLYVALGGGQQG, from the coding sequence ATCGGTTTCGCTTCAACTGATCTTGGGAATTTGATCGGAAACGAAGGACTGAGCTGGAGCTTTGGACCTTCGATCAGCCTACCCATCTTCGATTGGGGTGCGAGGAAGGGCAATCTGAGCGTGGCTGAGGCACGTGAGGATATTGCCATCGCCGAATACGAACGCACCATTCAGGGAGCTTTCCGCGAAGTTGCGGACGCCCTTGCCGGGCGCCGCTGGCTTGCTGAACAGGTCGCCGCGCAGGTTCGTGCCACTGCGGCACAGCGAGCGATCGCCGATCTTGCCCGCACTCGCTACCGCGAGGGCGTCGCAAATTACCTTGAAGTGCTCGATGCCGAACGGAATCTGTTCATCGCGGAACAGACACTGATACAGCTGCGTCGCGCCGAGCTGGATGCTCTCGTCTCTCTGTATGTCGCTCTGGGCGGCGGCCAGCAAGGGTAA